A stretch of DNA from Clostridium sp. JN-9:
CGGAGGAAAAGGCGCTAGTGTAATACTAGCTGCAGATCCTAATATAACAACTTTACTGGATTTTACATATAAGAGAAAGTATGTTGCAGAAAAAGGTGTAGATGGTTCCGGATCTAAATGTTATGGCAGAAATGGAGAAGACTTAATAATTAAAGTACCTATGGGAACTATAATTAAAGATGCTGACAGCGGAAAAATAATGGCGGATTTATCTCATGCAGATGATAGATATATTGTAGCTAATGGCGGAAAAGGCGGAAAGGGTAATGTAAAATTTACAACACCTACAAGACAGGCACCTGATTTTGCAGAACCAGGAATGCCTGGCGAAGAAAGATGGATCAAGCTGGAATTAAAGATACTGGCGGATGTAGGACTTTTAGGATTTCCTAATGTAGGCAAATCTACAATACTTTCTGTTGTATCAAAAGCCAGACCTAAAATAGCAAATTATCATTTTACAACATTAAAGCCTAATCTTGGCGTTGTAGCACTGCCGGGAATTCAAAGCTTTGTTATGGCTGATATACCAGGAATAATAGAAGGTGCATCAAAGGGAGTAGGATTAGGATTAGATTTCTTAAGACATATTGAAAGAACAAGGCTTTTGATACATGTTGTGGATATCAGCAAAAGTGAAGGCAGAGATCCTTATGAAGATTTTATAAAAATTAATGCAGAACTCAAAAACTATAGTGTAAAGCTGTGGGATAGACCTCAGATAATTGCTGCTAATAAGTGTGATATGTTATATGATGATAGTGTATTTGAGGAATTTAAGGCTAAGGTTGGAAAACTGGGCTTTAAAAAAGTATTTAAAATATCTGCAGCAACTAACCAGGGCCTGGAAGAATTAATAAAAGAAGCAGCAAGAATATTATCTACAATTCCTGTAACAGACTTAGAAATAAGTGAAGAAGATAAATTTGTTGAGGAAGATAAGAGATTTACCTATGAAATAAGAAAAGAGGGAAATGTTTTTGTTATTGAGGGAAGCTTTGTAGACAGATTATTAGCCAGCGTAAATGTAAATGATCCTGATGAAT
This window harbors:
- the obgE gene encoding GTPase ObgE; the protein is MFIDTAKIFVKSGDGGNGAISFRREKYIAFGGPDGGDGGKGASVILAADPNITTLLDFTYKRKYVAEKGVDGSGSKCYGRNGEDLIIKVPMGTIIKDADSGKIMADLSHADDRYIVANGGKGGKGNVKFTTPTRQAPDFAEPGMPGEERWIKLELKILADVGLLGFPNVGKSTILSVVSKARPKIANYHFTTLKPNLGVVALPGIQSFVMADIPGIIEGASKGVGLGLDFLRHIERTRLLIHVVDISKSEGRDPYEDFIKINAELKNYSVKLWDRPQIIAANKCDMLYDDSVFEEFKAKVGKLGFKKVFKISAATNQGLEELIKEAARILSTIPVTDLEISEEDKFVEEDKRFTYEIRKEGNVFVIEGSFVDRLLASVNVNDPDELRYFHKVLTNKGIMAELREMGIKDGDYVRLNNFEFEYLL